A single window of Lutzomyia longipalpis isolate SR_M1_2022 chromosome 1, ASM2433408v1 DNA harbors:
- the LOC129796127 gene encoding uncharacterized protein LOC129796127, protein MKRNPIKNMFRGRSAAKILSAVYFFIQVHLSRFGSVRRGCRKFPRFSSKIRQFESAKMMENSRRRNAIVFGTQSVPRMTSPEALPGCPIQEALPGPLSGWPAWMLYPDALPASALIFDNIGKCGNIRLKHKTVRAWLQSSISGIRSYTTLCNIIFRKWKSRKSQR, encoded by the exons atgaaacgaAACCCCATCAAAAATATGTTTCGAGGTCGGTCGGCAGCTAAAATTTTGTCtgcagtttattttttcattcaagtgCATTTATCGCGCTTCGGGAGCGTTCGGCGTGGGTGCAGAAAATTTCCGcggttttcttcaaaaattcgtcAATTTGAGAGTgcaaaaatgatggaaaattcacgcagaagaaaTGCG ATCGTTTTTGGAACACAATCAGTGCCCAGGATGACCAGCCCGGAAGCCTTACCCGGATGCCCTATTCAGGAAGCCCTGCCCGGACCCCTATCCGGATGGCCTGCCTGGATGCTCTACCCGGATGCCCTGCCCGCTTctgctttaatttttgacaacaTTGGAAAATGCGGAAAT ATCCGTTTGAAGCACAAAACTGTCCGTGCCTGGCTTCAGTCCTCAATTTCTGGGATCCGGTCTTACACAACTTTATGCAACATAATTTTCCGGAAATGGAAg tcccGGAAGTCACAAAGGTGA